A region from the Natronorubrum halophilum genome encodes:
- the glmS gene encoding methylaspartate mutase subunit S has product MVLHTMSQTVVLGVIGSDAHVVGITILEQAFSAAGFDVVNLGVQTSQEEFAEAAVDHDAEAVLVSSLYGHAEQDCQGFHQVLEAAGVDAVSYIGGNLAVGQDDFEQTRRTFRELGFDRVFDSETDPEDAIAALRQDLQITPTESERATISS; this is encoded by the coding sequence ATGGTTCTGCATACGATGTCCCAAACGGTCGTCCTCGGCGTGATCGGCTCCGACGCCCACGTCGTTGGAATCACAATCTTAGAGCAGGCCTTCAGTGCAGCAGGCTTCGACGTTGTCAACCTCGGTGTTCAGACCTCCCAGGAGGAGTTCGCCGAGGCGGCGGTAGACCACGACGCCGAGGCCGTACTGGTCTCTTCGCTCTACGGCCACGCCGAGCAAGACTGTCAGGGGTTCCATCAGGTTCTCGAGGCGGCCGGTGTCGACGCCGTCTCCTACATCGGCGGCAACCTCGCCGTCGGTCAGGACGACTTCGAGCAGACCAGACGGACGTTCCGAGAGCTCGGCTTCGACCGCGTCTTCGACTCCGAAACGGACCCCGAAGACGCGATCGCGGCCCTCCGACAGGATCTGCAGATCACACCGACCGAGTCGGAACGCGCTACCATCAGTTCCTAG
- the mct gene encoding succinyl-CoA:mesaconate CoA-transferase, with protein sequence MGALSNLRVLDLTQVLAGPYCTMLLADMGADVVKIERPGGDLIRSNPPFVDDAEAEAYGGYFQSVNRGKRSIELDFGDDEDRADFLSLVETADIVVENYRAGTMEKYDLSYETLTEYNSDLIYSSIRGFGDPRTGETDRQGQPSFDLIAQALGGVMEITGQEDGPPTKTGPGVGDLFTATLNCIGILAAVNHREQTGEGQYVDTAMYDSMLSFTERAIYQQSYAGEAPTRRGNSHPTLFPYDAFETDDGYVVIAAFGTNHWQEVCNAMGREDLAEEYPTAAERLEHREALREELVDWTAERTNDELIDTLEGRVPVAPVQTTEEIFEDPHVDARDMLVAVEQPGADRDVEIAGNPIKMSKTTPEPRGRAPLLDEHREDVLGEEADAEKPADD encoded by the coding sequence ATGGGAGCGCTCTCGAATCTCCGTGTGCTGGACCTGACCCAGGTGCTTGCCGGACCGTACTGTACGATGTTACTCGCGGACATGGGTGCGGACGTCGTCAAAATCGAACGCCCCGGCGGGGACCTCATCCGATCGAATCCGCCGTTCGTGGACGACGCCGAGGCGGAAGCCTACGGCGGGTACTTCCAGAGCGTCAACCGCGGCAAGCGGAGTATCGAACTGGACTTCGGCGACGACGAGGACCGCGCGGACTTCCTCTCGCTCGTCGAAACCGCTGACATCGTCGTCGAGAACTACCGCGCGGGAACGATGGAGAAGTACGACCTGAGCTACGAGACGCTGACGGAGTACAACTCCGATCTCATCTACTCCTCGATCCGCGGCTTCGGCGACCCGCGCACGGGAGAAACCGACCGGCAGGGCCAGCCCTCCTTCGACCTCATCGCGCAGGCGCTCGGGGGCGTCATGGAGATCACGGGACAGGAAGACGGGCCGCCGACGAAAACCGGCCCCGGCGTGGGCGATCTGTTTACGGCGACGCTGAACTGCATCGGCATCCTCGCGGCGGTCAACCACCGCGAGCAGACCGGCGAGGGCCAGTACGTCGACACGGCCATGTACGACTCGATGCTCAGCTTCACCGAACGGGCAATCTACCAGCAGTCCTACGCCGGCGAAGCCCCGACCCGGCGGGGGAACTCCCACCCGACGCTGTTTCCCTACGACGCCTTCGAAACCGACGACGGCTACGTCGTCATCGCCGCCTTCGGCACCAATCACTGGCAAGAGGTCTGTAACGCGATGGGGCGCGAGGATCTCGCCGAGGAGTACCCCACCGCCGCGGAACGCCTCGAGCACCGCGAGGCCCTGCGCGAGGAACTCGTCGACTGGACGGCCGAGCGGACCAACGACGAACTCATCGATACCCTCGAGGGTCGCGTGCCGGTCGCGCCGGTCCAGACCACCGAGGAGATCTTCGAGGATCCCCACGTGGACGCTCGAGACATGCTGGTGGCGGTCGAACAGCCCGGAGCCGACCGAGACGTCGAGATCGCCGGCAACCCGATCAAGATGTCCAAAACGACGCCGGAGCCGCGGGGAAGGGCACCGCTGCTCGATGAACACCGCGAAGACGTACTGGGCGAGGAAGCGGACGCCGAGAAGCCGGCCGACGACTGA